A window of the Glaciimonas sp. CA11.2 genome harbors these coding sequences:
- a CDS encoding LysR family transcriptional regulator, whose translation MNLFESMKVFVKVADCGSLSAAARALDISNPSVTRHIADLEAYLHARLLNRTTRRISLTDTGTAYLERSRQLLFDLDEAETEASNSAANPSGILRINVPVSFSVNHLGRVLPLYAERYPNVVLDVSLSDRIVDLVDEGYDLAIRIGKLQGQSLVVRKIAPARVLLCAGPGYLAKNGTPQHPIDLENHVCLNYAYSTPRDEWRFLRDGKTIAVHVKGGLNTNNGDLLREAAIAGMGIIRQPSFIVGDDVRAGRLVMLLPEYHSETLSIYAAYPSRRHLSAKVRTFVDFLGEQFGDTPYWDLGLPHE comes from the coding sequence ATGAATTTATTTGAATCGATGAAAGTGTTTGTCAAAGTCGCCGATTGCGGCAGTTTATCGGCCGCGGCGCGGGCATTGGATATCTCAAATCCATCGGTGACCCGCCACATTGCTGACCTTGAAGCCTATTTGCACGCGCGCCTTCTTAATCGCACGACCCGCCGGATTAGCCTCACCGATACCGGAACCGCGTATCTTGAGCGCAGTCGCCAGCTCTTATTTGATCTCGATGAAGCGGAAACGGAAGCCAGCAATAGCGCGGCGAACCCGAGCGGGATATTGCGTATTAACGTTCCGGTATCTTTTTCAGTGAATCATCTTGGCCGCGTATTACCGCTTTACGCTGAGCGATATCCTAATGTCGTACTTGATGTCTCCTTATCGGACCGCATCGTTGATCTGGTCGACGAAGGTTACGACCTCGCGATCCGAATCGGCAAACTACAAGGACAAAGTTTAGTTGTGCGGAAAATCGCACCGGCGCGGGTTTTGTTGTGCGCTGGGCCCGGCTATCTTGCAAAAAATGGTACCCCCCAACATCCGATAGACTTGGAAAACCATGTCTGTTTGAATTATGCCTACTCGACACCGCGTGATGAATGGCGTTTTTTACGCGATGGCAAAACGATTGCTGTGCATGTCAAAGGCGGACTTAACACGAACAACGGCGATCTGTTGCGTGAAGCTGCGATAGCGGGGATGGGAATTATTCGGCAACCTTCGTTCATTGTCGGTGATGATGTTCGCGCGGGGCGACTTGTCATGTTGCTACCCGAATATCACAGCGAGACACTTTCTATCTACGCGGCATATCCCAGCCGTCGGCATTTGTCTGCCAAAGTTCGCACCTTTGTGGATTTTTTGGGAGAGCAATTTGGGGACACGCCCTATTGGGATCTGGGATTGCCACACGAGTGA
- the ygiD gene encoding 4,5-DOPA dioxygenase extradiol: MSHVVTRRMPAIFFGHGSPMNALQDNRYTAAWEQLGARVTALKPRAILSISAHWYTRGTNVTAMPMPKTIHDFGGFPQALFDIQYPAQGDPALAAQVRDLLAPMTVEMDDSWGLDHGTWSVLVKAFPKADVPVIQLSIDATQPTQFHLELGRKLAVLREQGVLIIGSGDVVHNLRLANWDPHAPARDWAMRFNTTIRESLLAGDVQKVTDYAALGEDGQLSVPTAEHFLPLLYVIGTQQDDESISIPVDGIEMGAISMMSVVVGALGD, translated from the coding sequence ATGAGCCATGTTGTCACCCGTCGCATGCCAGCGATATTTTTTGGTCATGGCAGTCCTATGAACGCCTTGCAGGATAATCGCTACACCGCCGCTTGGGAACAGTTGGGCGCGCGCGTAACCGCCTTGAAGCCAAGGGCAATTTTATCTATTTCAGCGCATTGGTACACGCGTGGAACCAATGTTACGGCGATGCCAATGCCGAAAACTATTCATGATTTTGGAGGGTTTCCGCAGGCCTTGTTTGATATTCAGTATCCAGCCCAGGGCGATCCTGCGTTAGCGGCCCAAGTGCGTGACTTGCTGGCACCGATGACGGTTGAGATGGATGATTCCTGGGGGTTGGATCACGGTACCTGGTCGGTTCTGGTGAAGGCTTTTCCAAAAGCCGACGTGCCGGTTATCCAGTTGAGCATCGATGCAACGCAGCCAACGCAATTTCATCTTGAACTTGGACGGAAATTAGCCGTTTTGCGCGAGCAAGGCGTGTTGATTATCGGGAGTGGGGATGTGGTGCACAATTTGCGGCTGGCAAATTGGGACCCACACGCACCGGCTCGGGATTGGGCGATGCGTTTCAACACCACTATCCGAGAAAGCTTATTGGCTGGCGATGTGCAAAAAGTGACGGATTACGCTGCACTTGGCGAAGATGGACAATTGTCAGTTCCGACCGCCGAACATTTTTTGCCATTGCTATATGTGATCGGTACGCAGCAGGATGACGAATCGATTTCAATCCCGGTAGATGGCATTGAAATGGGCGCGATCAGTATGATGTCGGTGGTCGTTGGCGCGCTAGGGGATTGA
- a CDS encoding NAD(P)/FAD-dependent oxidoreductase encodes MLRLNEIQLPLDHPEDALRSAILDRLAIKPAALLGFTIFRRSYDARKKNAVLLTYTVDVELEDEAAVQQRLKALKNVTPTPDMEYKFVAHANGTEKSRPVVIGTGPCGLFAALILAQMGFKPIVLERGKAVRERTKDTWGLWRKRELQPESNVQFGEGGAGTFSDGKLWTQIKDPKHYGRKVLTEFVTADAPEEIMYVSKPHIGTFRLVKMVEKMRASIEALGGEFRFEQKVQDLDIDKGQIRAVILASGETIVTDHVVLAIGHSARDTFQMLFERGVYVEAKAFSVGFRIEHPQSLIDKCRFGPSAGHPILGAADYKLVHHCANGRAVYSFCMCPGGTVVAATSEPGRVVTNGMSQYSRNERNANSGIVVGITPADYPDHPLAGIALQEHWESRAYELGGGNYNAPGQLVGDFLAGRASTEFGTVLPSYKPGVQLGDLSLALPEYAITAMREALPAFDKQIRGFAMADAVLTGVETRTSSPVRIKRHDDSLQSLNTVGLFPAGEGAGYAGGIMSAAIDGIRVAEAVALSMTSSTGN; translated from the coding sequence ATGTTGCGATTGAACGAAATACAGCTACCGCTCGACCACCCGGAAGACGCGCTCCGCAGCGCGATTCTGGACCGGTTAGCAATTAAACCGGCCGCGCTGCTTGGCTTTACGATTTTTCGTCGAAGTTATGACGCCCGCAAAAAGAATGCAGTGTTGCTGACCTATACGGTCGATGTCGAATTGGAAGATGAGGCGGCGGTGCAACAACGTCTCAAGGCGCTTAAAAATGTGACGCCAACCCCAGACATGGAGTACAAATTTGTAGCGCATGCAAACGGTACAGAAAAGTCGCGACCAGTTGTGATCGGCACCGGGCCTTGTGGACTGTTTGCTGCCTTGATTTTGGCGCAGATGGGTTTTAAACCAATTGTCCTGGAGCGTGGCAAAGCGGTGCGCGAACGGACCAAAGATACGTGGGGCCTCTGGCGCAAGCGCGAGCTGCAACCCGAATCGAATGTACAGTTTGGCGAAGGTGGCGCAGGAACCTTCTCCGATGGAAAATTATGGACGCAGATTAAAGATCCAAAGCACTACGGTCGCAAAGTGCTGACCGAATTTGTCACGGCAGACGCCCCGGAAGAAATCATGTACGTCAGCAAACCGCATATCGGCACCTTCCGTTTGGTGAAGATGGTCGAGAAAATGCGTGCATCGATTGAAGCGCTGGGCGGAGAGTTTCGTTTTGAGCAAAAAGTCCAGGATCTGGATATCGATAAGGGGCAAATCCGTGCCGTGATCCTCGCCAGCGGCGAGACCATTGTCACCGACCATGTAGTGCTGGCAATCGGTCATAGCGCCCGTGATACCTTTCAAATGCTTTTCGAGCGCGGTGTTTACGTCGAGGCGAAGGCATTTTCGGTCGGTTTTCGCATTGAACACCCGCAATCACTGATCGATAAATGTCGATTTGGCCCAAGCGCCGGTCACCCTATCCTTGGCGCTGCCGATTACAAATTGGTGCATCACTGCGCTAATGGCCGCGCGGTATACAGCTTTTGCATGTGTCCTGGCGGCACGGTCGTGGCGGCAACCTCCGAACCGGGACGCGTTGTCACCAACGGCATGAGCCAGTATTCGCGCAATGAACGCAACGCTAACAGCGGCATCGTGGTCGGTATTACGCCGGCTGATTACCCCGATCATCCGCTGGCCGGAATTGCCTTGCAGGAACATTGGGAGTCGCGTGCCTATGAACTGGGCGGCGGCAATTACAACGCACCAGGACAACTGGTGGGCGACTTTTTGGCGGGTCGCGCCTCAACTGAATTCGGCACGGTATTGCCATCCTACAAACCTGGCGTGCAGCTTGGCGACCTCAGTTTGGCACTGCCGGAGTATGCCATCACCGCCATGCGCGAGGCGTTACCCGCGTTCGATAAACAAATCCGTGGCTTTGCTATGGCGGATGCGGTACTGACGGGCGTGGAAACCCGCACCTCTTCGCCGGTGCGGATCAAGCGCCACGACGACAGCCTGCAAAGTTTGAACACTGTCGGTTTATTCCCTGCTGGCGAAGGTGCGGGCTATGCGGGTGGCATTATGTCCGCGGCAATTGATGGCATTCGTGTTGCAGAAGCGGTGGCGCTGAGCATGACCAGTAGCACCGGCAACTAG
- a CDS encoding YXWGXW repeat-containing protein, which produces MKFKSILCVSLLAVSAGFIAPITQAHAQVVVGIGVAPPPPRYEVVPPPRGGFIWAPGYWRWNGRRHVWVGGHYMRARPGYRYHAPGWEHGPRGDWRFRERGWER; this is translated from the coding sequence ATGAAGTTCAAATCGATTCTTTGCGTCAGCTTGCTCGCAGTGAGCGCTGGATTCATAGCGCCGATAACGCAGGCACACGCACAGGTGGTCGTCGGTATCGGGGTTGCTCCGCCGCCTCCACGCTATGAGGTTGTACCGCCACCGCGTGGCGGCTTTATCTGGGCACCGGGCTATTGGCGCTGGAATGGTCGTCGGCATGTCTGGGTCGGCGGACATTATATGCGGGCGCGTCCCGGCTATCGTTACCATGCACCGGGTTGGGAGCACGGTCCCCGCGGCGACTGGCGGTTCCGTGAGCGCGGTTGGGAAAGATAA
- the mnmC gene encoding FAD-dependent 5-carboxymethylaminomethyl-2-thiouridine(34) oxidoreductase MnmC, with product MHKSVPPFLPGAPPPDKSDPASAEGIARDESINTIIDTVVEKSVNTSANTSMNNLLGIASPIDQWQQQDCFTILDTAFDAGGHFLATWQSWCEHPERPQQLHYLALMPTSFSIAELTEAHATWPEWAMHAQELRAVWPTLMAGFHRLYLAHNKIVLTLMIGDSGKCLQQIEARINTFYVHGPAQQLWPLPLLGRLNRLAIPNARLTIVDLSDRQQKSLEQAGFVFENPAIVDNTKNSAGFANTAIAYFLPRWQPTLPTSNPSQNQRHAIIIGAGLAGAAACQRLTLRGWKVSLIERHADIAQEASGNAVGIFMPVLSRDDNPTSRLSRAAYLFARHVWESLGGIGNAFSGASCGVLQIARDADQADAQRRWAAQATHPNDYAQWLTQSAASALLGTEVNHGGWRFTGGGWVHPRSLCQTMLEACGERLEMHFNRSVSSLIKTVDGWQVCDDKGKGIASAPVVIMANGMGALTFPQTRDLPLTAIRGQVTYLHEDSAPNITQVLCGDGYLTPAADGWHSLGATYDEDHEEILRQKSQNENIVRLQKILPDWKVDTAQLPLAGRVGFRCVSTDRLPLIGALPDPITNSALREPQLKDLPRFPGLYGLLGFASRGLIWAPLAAELLAAELNGEPLPIEAELAAAVDPARFLLRTQRRKKSN from the coding sequence ATGCACAAATCTGTCCCACCTTTTCTGCCTGGCGCGCCTCCTCCTGACAAATCCGATCCAGCTTCGGCGGAAGGAATAGCGCGTGACGAATCGATTAATACCATCATTGATACCGTCGTCGAAAAATCGGTAAATACTTCAGCCAATACATCAATGAATAACTTGCTCGGCATTGCATCGCCTATCGATCAATGGCAGCAACAGGATTGCTTCACAATTCTCGATACAGCGTTCGATGCAGGTGGTCATTTTCTCGCTACATGGCAGAGTTGGTGCGAACATCCCGAGCGCCCACAACAGTTACATTATTTGGCGTTGATGCCAACCTCATTTTCCATCGCGGAACTGACCGAAGCGCACGCAACATGGCCGGAATGGGCGATGCACGCGCAGGAATTACGTGCGGTCTGGCCAACCTTGATGGCGGGCTTTCATCGTCTTTATCTGGCGCACAACAAGATCGTATTGACGTTGATGATTGGCGACAGCGGTAAATGCTTACAACAGATTGAAGCCCGTATAAATACATTTTATGTCCATGGTCCAGCGCAACAACTATGGCCACTACCTTTGCTGGGAAGACTCAATCGACTAGCGATTCCCAACGCAAGATTAACTATTGTTGATCTGAGCGATAGACAACAAAAAAGTTTGGAGCAAGCCGGATTTGTTTTTGAGAATCCTGCCATCGTCGACAATACAAAAAATTCTGCCGGCTTTGCAAACACTGCAATCGCGTATTTTTTGCCACGCTGGCAGCCAACTTTGCCAACTAGCAATCCCTCTCAGAATCAGCGTCACGCGATTATTATCGGCGCAGGATTAGCGGGCGCTGCCGCTTGCCAACGGCTGACATTGCGCGGCTGGAAAGTCAGCCTGATCGAGCGTCATGCCGATATCGCGCAAGAAGCATCCGGCAACGCCGTCGGCATTTTCATGCCGGTTTTATCAAGAGATGATAATCCGACTTCGCGCTTGAGTCGTGCCGCGTATCTTTTCGCACGCCATGTATGGGAAAGTCTCGGCGGTATAGGCAATGCCTTCTCGGGTGCAAGTTGCGGTGTACTTCAGATTGCGCGCGACGCCGATCAGGCCGATGCGCAACGGCGTTGGGCGGCGCAAGCCACGCATCCAAACGACTATGCGCAATGGCTCACGCAGTCGGCCGCCAGCGCGCTACTCGGAACCGAAGTGAACCATGGCGGTTGGCGGTTTACCGGCGGCGGATGGGTGCATCCGCGTAGCTTATGTCAGACAATGCTGGAGGCTTGCGGTGAACGATTGGAAATGCATTTTAATAGGTCGGTCAGCTCGCTCATAAAAACGGTCGATGGTTGGCAAGTATGCGACGACAAAGGAAAAGGGATTGCCAGTGCGCCGGTGGTGATTATGGCAAATGGAATGGGTGCGCTAACGTTTCCACAAACCCGCGATCTGCCACTAACAGCCATTCGTGGTCAGGTTACCTACCTCCATGAGGACAGCGCCCCAAACATCACACAAGTGCTGTGTGGAGATGGCTATTTAACGCCGGCCGCTGACGGTTGGCACAGCTTGGGTGCGACGTATGACGAAGACCACGAGGAGATATTGCGGCAAAAAAGTCAGAATGAAAATATTGTCCGTCTTCAGAAAATTTTACCCGATTGGAAAGTCGATACGGCGCAACTGCCACTCGCTGGAAGGGTGGGTTTCCGCTGTGTCTCCACCGACCGTTTACCGTTAATCGGTGCCCTTCCAGATCCGATAACAAACTCTGCACTGCGTGAACCGCAACTGAAAGATCTGCCGCGATTTCCTGGCCTGTATGGATTGCTGGGATTTGCTTCGCGTGGGTTGATCTGGGCACCGCTCGCAGCCGAACTGCTGGCGGCAGAATTGAACGGTGAGCCGTTACCGATCGAAGCGGAGCTGGCGGCGGCCGTCGATCCTGCACGTTTTCTCTTGCGGACGCAGCGTCGGAAAAAATCCAATTAA
- a CDS encoding phospholipase D-like domain-containing protein yields the protein MPPNIKDLFFTETTHVDEVNCRATMSRQWLLENRNGVGRHPISVDNHLDFYICASEAFPHIVKDINAAIKSIDLICWGFDPGMEVTDRNAKDWPRSTTYGDLLRERASSGVTVRLLVWFADGWFGPIGRVASNLYGHPKWGRANKSDPNYARAKFCEDWWDDAMAGRIPNLHVRYRSADAGAITASLKGETPGFTDIEVLGLIRVATHHQKPILIDVELREEAVGYVMGLNSTTDYWDTPAHLYNDERRGHQREGGADKRNSGLGLKPFRDYAIRVKGKALHCLNRNFVTAWDKAKRNWDPVPESSKVSAIQGETGKKNSNTSRAKLVKDMLDETFKGPIVKLGRGDSQPGRLQSTREAITPDAFRLLPSGTTRQMAQIVRTQPEESDKTIQEAYWLATSQARNYLYIENQYFQYTPWAEHLKAMRKRYVKRMRECGWGTNVPDLYVFIVIPEAERHGMVPRTYDTVAELGQAQTMKNYDEAVRQQREWSLGFFNQWIATPFKKLMSLGRLIPSIDEITKADIVDSAARAPVSEAELDDMGIKVLIAKLYTQDSHSNRCREIYIHSKLMIIDDVFLTLGSANMNVRSMVVDSEINISCVNAEFARGARERVWGNLAGEEWDGGDGNPLSIQKTHEGWVKKMKENAKFVDKQNGRIQDFIVTYSDQRGGTGVTGVRVAQAPAAATYNEALA from the coding sequence ATGCCACCGAATATCAAAGACCTATTTTTTACTGAAACGACCCATGTTGATGAAGTCAACTGTCGGGCTACCATGAGTCGGCAATGGTTATTGGAGAATCGTAATGGTGTTGGTCGGCATCCGATTTCGGTCGACAATCACCTCGATTTTTATATCTGCGCATCAGAAGCATTTCCCCACATTGTTAAAGATATCAACGCGGCTATAAAAAGCATTGACCTGATCTGCTGGGGTTTTGATCCCGGCATGGAAGTGACAGATCGCAACGCAAAGGATTGGCCGCGTAGTACCACTTACGGCGATTTATTGCGTGAGAGAGCTAGTAGCGGCGTGACGGTGCGTTTGCTGGTGTGGTTCGCTGATGGATGGTTTGGCCCTATTGGTCGTGTGGCAAGCAATCTTTACGGTCATCCTAAATGGGGGCGGGCCAACAAGAGCGACCCCAACTATGCGCGTGCCAAATTTTGTGAAGACTGGTGGGATGATGCGATGGCTGGACGTATTCCCAATCTGCATGTGCGTTATCGCTCAGCTGATGCTGGAGCGATAACGGCGAGCCTGAAAGGAGAAACGCCAGGGTTTACGGATATTGAAGTGTTAGGCCTGATCCGCGTAGCAACGCATCACCAAAAGCCGATTCTGATTGATGTCGAACTGCGAGAGGAAGCGGTCGGCTACGTGATGGGACTCAATTCCACCACCGACTATTGGGATACGCCTGCGCACCTTTATAACGATGAGCGACGCGGGCATCAACGCGAAGGCGGAGCGGATAAGCGCAATTCTGGGCTCGGACTTAAACCATTCCGTGACTACGCGATTCGGGTGAAGGGTAAAGCGCTGCATTGCCTGAACCGGAATTTTGTGACCGCATGGGACAAGGCCAAACGGAACTGGGACCCTGTGCCTGAATCCTCTAAAGTGTCTGCCATACAGGGAGAGACGGGCAAGAAAAATTCCAATACTAGCCGTGCCAAACTTGTTAAAGACATGTTGGACGAGACCTTCAAGGGCCCGATTGTCAAACTGGGCAGAGGCGATAGTCAACCGGGTCGGTTGCAGTCCACGCGAGAGGCGATCACGCCGGATGCTTTTAGGCTTCTTCCTTCCGGCACAACGCGGCAGATGGCGCAGATCGTGCGTACGCAACCCGAAGAGTCGGACAAAACCATTCAGGAAGCCTACTGGCTGGCCACCAGTCAGGCGCGCAATTATCTCTATATCGAAAATCAATACTTTCAGTACACACCATGGGCAGAACATCTGAAAGCCATGCGTAAGCGTTATGTTAAGCGTATGCGGGAATGTGGATGGGGAACCAATGTCCCCGATTTATATGTCTTTATCGTCATTCCCGAAGCCGAGCGCCACGGGATGGTCCCGCGCACCTACGATACCGTGGCCGAACTGGGCCAAGCCCAGACCATGAAGAACTACGATGAGGCAGTCAGGCAGCAACGTGAATGGAGTTTGGGCTTTTTCAATCAATGGATTGCGACTCCTTTCAAGAAGCTTATGTCGCTTGGGAGGCTGATACCGTCAATTGACGAGATCACCAAGGCGGATATTGTCGACTCGGCTGCGCGTGCACCGGTAAGCGAGGCGGAGCTCGATGACATGGGCATCAAAGTCCTGATCGCTAAACTGTATACACAGGATTCACATTCGAACCGATGTCGTGAAATTTACATCCACAGCAAACTGATGATTATCGATGACGTCTTTTTAACGCTCGGCAGCGCCAACATGAATGTGCGCAGCATGGTGGTGGATAGCGAAATCAACATCAGTTGTGTGAATGCGGAATTTGCACGGGGCGCGCGGGAAAGGGTATGGGGAAATTTGGCGGGAGAGGAGTGGGATGGTGGTGATGGAAACCCATTGAGTATTCAAAAAACTCACGAAGGTTGGGTGAAAAAAATGAAAGAAAATGCCAAATTTGTTGATAAACAAAATGGGCGGATTCAGGATTTCATCGTCACCTACTCCGACCAGCGAGGGGGAACTGGCGTTACTGGCGTCCGCGTGGCGCAAGCCCCTGCTGCCGCTACCTATAACGAGGCATTGGCATGA